A single Planktothrix serta PCC 8927 DNA region contains:
- a CDS encoding DUF3727 domain-containing protein — translation MFPSKFPQDNGRSEEEHVTLTDEQGRSLICTLQSSIQLEGQDYGLLLPVDTPIEILTWNDEDDDDESAVPVESEAELERIFETARAVLAEQNLTLKRTGITLTVSGDLPDFPEEGEPNLDLNSSQPDPEEFEELLWLASFYYEEQEYGIYTPADPFFILAKADEQGEFKQLSPEEFRSLEPLLPMIEDQLFDALD, via the coding sequence ATGTTCCCATCTAAATTTCCCCAAGACAATGGACGTTCTGAGGAAGAACACGTCACCCTGACCGATGAACAAGGGCGATCGCTGATTTGCACCTTACAATCCTCAATTCAGTTAGAGGGTCAAGATTATGGATTGCTTCTCCCTGTAGACACGCCCATCGAAATTTTGACTTGGAATGACGAGGATGATGATGATGAATCCGCAGTTCCTGTAGAATCAGAAGCGGAACTTGAAAGAATTTTTGAGACGGCTAGAGCAGTTTTAGCAGAACAAAATTTGACGCTGAAACGAACGGGAATCACCCTCACGGTATCAGGAGATTTGCCAGATTTTCCAGAGGAAGGAGAACCCAATTTGGATCTCAATTCTTCCCAACCTGACCCCGAAGAATTTGAGGAATTGCTGTGGTTAGCAAGTTTCTATTACGAAGAACAAGAATACGGCATTTACACCCCAGCCGATCCGTTTTTTATTCTGGCTAAAGCCGATGAACAGGGAGAATTTAAACAACTATCCCCGGAAGAATTTCGGAGTTTAGAACCCCTTTTACCGATGATTGAAGATCAGCTTTTTGATGCGTTGGATTAA
- a CDS encoding OmpA family protein, which translates to MTFSEDDLSHSDQQQGITSQQNSSEDVESDPLELLINLLMDLNGFNQPDSDPSSSLSLEQEKPLDPVAPNPTPTSDSLPSITLLPEDDVFLRLLPLLEKPPSGAMDVEYSVSNNEENSPAISSGQVESKSSFEPSGDVSDSLNTLEEINTSQTLDQREVNSRLNSVNLEKSPPKNPVSKPLLKSSNLSNQSLEKSALKSASNPNDPLEKLQELMFGGNLSDDLENFKNHLLDSELPEVRDLVAQINQQLNQIEFQIYEPQQLIELLLPTIGQLLNLKVNESKEELIQAFIPIIDEIILRKSQTDRQAMSAAIADLIPEAIKQQIQNSPKEIAQAIGPEIGAAIREQIKVDRNEVAEALAPTIGRTIKEQVSLERDAMVDALYPVIGSTISRYLGEAIQEINQKVNSAFSVQGIQRKIKSKVQGVSEAELILQEVSDFVVQAVFLIHKGSGLIIAEIKQPDQAQMEAEMIAGMLTAIRSFVNDCIVQTGEVSELNEIEYGDCKIIIEVAGYCYLAIVVKGEPPKAFLKKIRQTMVTLIVKYSQPIEEFNGDPESVPEGIPCQLEALIRVGSDQKIGQKPTTLLIMVSVLLSLILIPWGIYQYRQMNLRQLETTLSKLLASEPELAIYPLQVKAQGKILELGGKVPSTRLKEKVTAIAQTTAPNFKIDNQIIAVKVPPDPMQTAAEVQRMTTLLNQISGISISADYQSPQVTLKGKVIKSEDIGKITQAFKKIAGVNSVVANLTVQPLPIASRIYFNFGSAELALKDLRGKLRPLAQYLKRYPDLKLRIIGYSHQQEKSRKHPNLALERAQTIQNILEDLGIDRRRMETVGKTERPGGVDENQEPWLSQTVLFEIIPLQSKDNNPGKP; encoded by the coding sequence ATGACCTTTTCTGAGGATGATTTAAGTCACAGCGATCAACAACAGGGGATAACATCTCAACAAAATTCATCAGAGGATGTTGAGAGTGATCCCCTAGAATTGTTGATTAATTTATTAATGGATTTAAACGGTTTTAATCAACCTGATTCCGATCCGTCCTCTTCCTTATCCTTAGAACAGGAAAAACCCCTCGATCCTGTTGCACCTAATCCTACCCCGACATCTGATTCGTTGCCCTCTATAACCCTCTTACCAGAGGATGATGTGTTTTTGCGACTGCTTCCGTTGCTGGAAAAACCCCCCTCTGGTGCAATGGATGTTGAATACTCGGTGAGTAATAATGAGGAAAATTCACCTGCTATTTCATCCGGTCAAGTTGAATCTAAATCGAGTTTTGAACCCTCTGGGGATGTTTCTGATTCCCTTAATACTCTTGAAGAAATTAATACCAGTCAAACCCTTGATCAAAGAGAGGTTAACTCCAGATTAAATTCTGTTAATTTAGAGAAATCTCCTCCTAAAAATCCTGTATCAAAACCTTTATTAAAATCTTCTAATTTATCAAATCAATCATTAGAAAAAAGTGCTTTAAAGTCAGCTTCAAATCCGAATGATCCGTTAGAAAAATTACAAGAGTTAATGTTTGGAGGAAACCTCAGTGATGATTTAGAAAATTTCAAAAACCATCTCTTAGATTCTGAATTGCCCGAAGTTCGAGATCTGGTAGCTCAGATTAATCAACAACTGAATCAGATTGAATTTCAAATTTATGAACCCCAACAATTAATTGAACTGTTACTTCCTACTATTGGTCAACTTTTAAACCTGAAAGTAAATGAGTCGAAAGAGGAGTTAATTCAGGCATTTATTCCGATTATTGATGAGATCATTCTAAGGAAAAGTCAAACGGATCGACAAGCGATGAGTGCAGCAATTGCTGATTTAATTCCCGAAGCGATTAAACAACAAATTCAAAACTCTCCTAAAGAGATTGCTCAAGCCATTGGGCCAGAAATAGGGGCGGCAATTCGAGAACAAATTAAAGTTGATCGTAATGAAGTTGCTGAAGCGTTAGCTCCCACCATTGGGCGCACGATTAAAGAACAAGTCAGTTTAGAACGAGATGCGATGGTAGATGCCTTATATCCGGTGATTGGGAGTACGATTAGTCGCTATTTAGGAGAAGCGATTCAAGAAATTAATCAAAAAGTTAATAGTGCTTTTAGTGTTCAAGGCATTCAACGCAAAATTAAATCAAAAGTTCAAGGGGTGTCAGAAGCGGAACTGATTTTACAAGAAGTGAGTGATTTTGTAGTGCAAGCGGTATTTTTAATTCATAAAGGTTCGGGTTTAATTATTGCCGAAATCAAACAACCCGATCAAGCACAAATGGAAGCCGAAATGATAGCTGGAATGCTAACAGCAATTCGCAGTTTTGTGAATGATTGTATTGTTCAAACAGGAGAAGTTTCTGAACTGAATGAAATTGAATATGGAGATTGTAAAATCATCATAGAAGTTGCTGGATATTGTTACTTAGCGATTGTGGTAAAAGGAGAACCTCCGAAGGCATTTCTTAAAAAAATTCGCCAAACAATGGTAACTTTGATTGTAAAATATAGTCAGCCCATTGAGGAATTTAATGGCGATCCAGAGTCAGTCCCTGAAGGAATTCCTTGTCAGCTTGAAGCCTTGATCCGTGTTGGAAGTGATCAGAAAATTGGTCAAAAGCCAACAACTCTTTTAATTATGGTTTCGGTGCTATTAAGTTTGATTTTAATTCCTTGGGGAATTTATCAATACCGCCAGATGAATTTGCGTCAATTAGAAACGACATTAAGCAAACTATTAGCGTCAGAACCTGAATTGGCAATTTATCCATTACAAGTTAAAGCCCAAGGAAAAATATTAGAATTAGGCGGGAAAGTTCCTAGCACTAGATTAAAAGAAAAAGTAACAGCGATCGCTCAAACAACGGCGCCTAATTTTAAAATTGATAATCAAATTATTGCGGTTAAAGTTCCTCCTGATCCGATGCAAACAGCCGCAGAAGTGCAACGAATGACGACCCTGCTCAATCAAATAAGTGGGATTTCAATTTCGGCGGATTATCAATCGCCTCAAGTTACTTTAAAAGGAAAAGTGATTAAATCTGAAGATATTGGGAAAATTACCCAAGCTTTTAAAAAAATAGCAGGGGTGAATTCTGTGGTTGCTAATTTAACAGTACAACCGCTTCCAATTGCTTCTCGCATTTATTTTAACTTTGGTTCGGCTGAATTAGCATTAAAAGATTTACGCGGTAAACTTCGGCCTCTGGCTCAATATTTGAAGCGATATCCCGATCTAAAATTACGGATTATTGGTTATAGTCATCAACAGGAAAAATCTCGAAAACATCCTAATTTAGCCCTAGAACGCGCTCAAACCATTCAAAATATTTTAGAGGATTTGGGGATTGATCGGCGACGGATGGAAACAGTGGGAAAAACAGAACGTCCTGGGGGAGTTGATGAAAATCAAGAACCTTGGTTGAGTCAAACCGTTTTGTTTGAGATAATACCTTTACAATCTAAAGACAATAACCCTGGAAAACCATGA
- a CDS encoding MGMT family protein: protein MSKYDQIYAIVYQIPRGKVATYGQIAELANLGQQARLVGYALYKIPLETSDIPWHRVINAKGEISHSLWRKGTDYLQRSRLETEGIQFNAQNKINLTQYLWKPQIEGFDPDQPENDKL, encoded by the coding sequence ATGTCAAAGTATGATCAAATATATGCCATTGTCTATCAAATTCCTAGGGGAAAAGTTGCCACTTATGGACAAATAGCAGAACTCGCTAACTTGGGTCAGCAGGCGCGTTTAGTGGGTTATGCTTTGTATAAAATTCCTTTAGAAACTTCCGATATTCCTTGGCATCGAGTGATTAACGCCAAGGGAGAAATATCCCATTCATTATGGCGTAAAGGTACAGACTATCTTCAGCGATCGCGATTAGAAACAGAAGGAATTCAATTCAACGCTCAAAATAAAATTAATCTTACCCAATATCTTTGGAAACCTCAAATTGAGGGGTTTGACCCCGATCAGCCTGAGAATGATAAATTGTAG
- a CDS encoding GNAT family N-acetyltransferase produces the protein MNLFLSQNQNQFNIRQFQYRDLEAIEQLYRQADDQADSGTASTQEPEQLRRWYGLLKFLSWFPNPCQNLFNAYIAEQFGQVLGMIKVAPFNTTRSTWRIERIFVDRLNDQSSIGSQLLRYCFETLWEARTWLLEVNVNNSGLMALYRQNGFQPLAQITYWVVEPELLQTLATSQPDLPNLLPVSNADAQLLYQLDTVSMPPLLRQVFDRHILDFKTSFIQAVVDAIKQWLSQTEQVSGYVFEPQRKAAIGYFQVQLSRDGRQPHVAELTVHPAYTWLYPELLSQMAHLAQEFSPQSLRLASADYQPEREAYLEKIGAARVEHTLLMSRSVWHKLRESKSSLEGLQLSDVLPSWQPAHKPVPTRMSWLGPTVQHPSPAQKSSVGDGISEGPELEAKNLTQKPSDVPSDPRE, from the coding sequence ATGAATTTATTTCTCTCCCAAAATCAAAATCAATTTAATATTCGCCAATTTCAATACCGCGACTTAGAAGCCATTGAACAGCTATATCGTCAAGCCGATGATCAAGCTGACTCTGGCACAGCCTCAACTCAGGAGCCAGAACAATTGCGGCGTTGGTATGGGTTGCTCAAATTTTTAAGCTGGTTCCCCAACCCCTGCCAAAACCTGTTTAACGCCTATATTGCCGAACAGTTCGGTCAAGTGTTAGGGATGATCAAAGTCGCTCCCTTCAACACCACCCGTAGTACCTGGCGTATTGAACGAATATTTGTAGATCGGCTAAACGATCAAAGTAGTATCGGATCACAACTGTTACGCTATTGTTTTGAAACTTTGTGGGAAGCCCGAACCTGGCTATTAGAAGTCAATGTTAATAATAGCGGTTTGATGGCTCTTTATCGGCAAAATGGCTTTCAACCCTTAGCTCAGATCACCTATTGGGTTGTCGAACCGGAACTCCTGCAAACCTTAGCCACTTCTCAACCCGATTTACCCAACCTTCTCCCCGTCAGCAATGCGGATGCTCAACTATTGTATCAACTCGATACCGTTTCCATGCCTCCTCTATTGCGACAAGTCTTTGATCGGCACATTTTAGATTTTAAAACCAGCTTTATTCAAGCGGTTGTGGATGCCATCAAACAATGGTTGAGCCAGACCGAACAAGTTAGTGGCTATGTATTTGAACCCCAACGTAAAGCGGCTATTGGCTATTTCCAAGTGCAGTTATCGCGTGATGGCCGTCAACCGCACGTTGCGGAGTTAACCGTTCATCCTGCCTATACCTGGCTTTACCCCGAACTATTATCTCAGATGGCTCATTTAGCCCAGGAATTTAGCCCCCAGTCCCTGAGACTGGCATCCGCCGACTATCAACCGGAACGAGAAGCTTATTTAGAAAAAATTGGGGCTGCACGGGTAGAACATACTCTATTAATGTCTCGTTCGGTTTGGCATAAATTACGCGAATCAAAATCCTCCTTAGAGGGGTTGCAATTATCCGACGTCCTACCCAGTTGGCAACCTGCCCATAAACCCGTACCGACTCGAATGTCCTGGTTAGGGCCAACGGTACAACATCCTTCCCCGGCTCAAAAATCCTCTGTTGGGGATGGAATTTCAGAAGGGCCAGAATTAGAGGCTAAAAATTTAACTCAGAAGCCCTCAGATGTACCGTCTGATCCCCGTGAATAA
- the ruvX gene encoding Holliday junction resolvase RuvX: MEQQTKSAFISALGLDIGRKRIGVAGCDGTGLIATGLTTILRRSFAQDIEQFQELVQQRQVQILVAGLPYNLNGSLGSQAKQTQNYAQRLANALKLPLEYIDERLTSYQAEQLMISENISPSRNKSMIDRKAAAIILQQWLDHRRRGE, encoded by the coding sequence ATGGAACAACAGACAAAATCCGCTTTTATTTCCGCTTTGGGATTAGATATTGGTCGCAAACGCATTGGCGTCGCCGGGTGTGATGGTACAGGCTTAATTGCTACGGGACTGACCACCATCCTGCGACGTTCCTTTGCTCAAGATATTGAGCAATTTCAAGAACTGGTACAGCAACGACAGGTACAGATCTTAGTAGCGGGACTGCCTTACAATCTCAACGGTTCCTTGGGATCTCAAGCCAAACAAACCCAAAACTATGCTCAACGATTAGCGAATGCTTTAAAGTTACCCCTAGAATATATCGATGAACGGCTAACATCCTATCAAGCCGAACAATTAATGATTTCCGAAAATATTTCCCCTTCTCGCAACAAAAGCATGATTGACCGTAAAGCCGCCGCCATAATTTTACAACAATGGTTAGATCACAGACGCAGAGGAGAGTAA
- a CDS encoding Rab family GTPase: MISKKICLVGDFGVGKTSLIRRFVDRQFSDQYLSTVGVKISRKTVDLAEFTSEKTGSVQLLIWDIEGHTKFKAIAPSYLQGASGVVIVADVTRQETIERLPEHIDLFFSVNPKGFIVIAFNKIDLVDATELERMIKLAPNFKQREQILSSYQTSAKTGDHVDTIFCELSQQFISS, translated from the coding sequence ATGATTTCTAAAAAAATTTGCTTAGTCGGTGATTTTGGAGTGGGAAAAACCAGTCTGATCCGCAGGTTTGTGGATCGTCAGTTTAGCGATCAATATTTGTCTACAGTTGGGGTAAAAATTTCTCGAAAAACCGTTGATCTGGCGGAATTTACTTCAGAAAAAACGGGATCTGTACAATTGTTAATTTGGGATATTGAAGGCCATACTAAATTTAAAGCGATCGCGCCAAGTTATTTACAAGGAGCGAGTGGTGTGGTGATTGTTGCAGATGTAACCCGTCAGGAAACAATAGAACGACTTCCTGAACACATTGATTTGTTTTTCTCCGTCAATCCCAAAGGATTCATTGTAATCGCGTTTAATAAAATTGATTTGGTTGATGCAACTGAACTTGAACGCATGATTAAATTAGCTCCTAATTTTAAGCAGCGTGAGCAAATTTTATCCAGTTATCAAACTTCTGCGAAAACAGGAGATCATGTAGATACGATTTTCTGTGAGTTATCTCAGCAGTTTATCTCGTCTTAA
- a CDS encoding YqeG family HAD IIIA-type phosphatase → MSWGKLLQPDLVLGNSVVHLTPELLQQHQIKGMVLDVDETLVPITEKSVSEDLKGWIDTLRPHVSLWLVSNNISQARIGSIADTLNLPYISGAAKPSRRKLKRAVEAMDLPVERVAMVGDRLFTDVLAGNRLGMFTILVEPMVDPDMMPPVNSVRNLEVWISKLLGATLQE, encoded by the coding sequence ATGTCTTGGGGGAAACTCTTACAACCTGATTTAGTCCTAGGAAATTCCGTTGTCCATTTGACACCGGAGTTATTGCAACAGCACCAAATTAAGGGAATGGTGCTAGATGTGGATGAAACCTTAGTTCCGATTACAGAAAAGTCTGTTTCAGAAGATCTTAAAGGTTGGATCGATACCCTCAGACCCCATGTCAGTCTATGGTTGGTGAGTAACAATATTAGTCAAGCTCGGATTGGCAGTATTGCGGATACCCTGAATTTACCTTACATTAGCGGTGCTGCTAAACCCTCTCGCCGTAAACTTAAGCGGGCTGTTGAAGCGATGGATTTACCTGTGGAACGGGTGGCAATGGTGGGCGATCGCTTATTTACCGATGTATTGGCGGGAAACCGTTTAGGGATGTTTACGATCTTAGTCGAACCGATGGTTGATCCTGATATGATGCCCCCAGTTAATTCTGTGCGAAATCTTGAAGTCTGGATCTCTAAGCTGTTAGGGGCAACCCTACAGGAATAG
- a CDS encoding sensor domain-containing diguanylate cyclase, producing the protein MNTLLKKILTPKQIEYLTINSEFVIVEISWGVARFSDSPEQVQSGSDVFIAFPELIGLEETFRKILYNQVNQFELKGISRTISRENSIYFDIYVLRNPENFPHNQELLILLEDTTELLVKEQKITQVAKEYGLALSSLEKTKIYLDKIINSMTDILIVTDNRGVIKITNQSTTVSLSYSKEELLQQSILIIFEDDKFKNGRQISEFLSSSDLVIPIEIICKTKTGTYFPVSFSCAALNFDPNDTQEFVWIGRDMSEQKRVEFKFRQQAERDRVLKTITQRIHQSLSLQETLQTIVIEVRNFLKADRVLIYRFYSSEAGQVIAESVSQACISTLDKRILTQDFNALLLSHFQSGKIDAIDNLYLMPIDLDYLRPLLQLKVKASLVVPILIYNSSQQFDPTNQLWGLLMAHQCQQPRHWEVWEVNLLEELAVQIAIALQQAELYEQLQIVNQELEQLAILDGLTGLSNRRHFDRVLYQEWNRSRREETAISLFLLDIDYFKQYNDTYGHLAGDFCLQQVAQVLRNVIQRNTDLVARYGGEEFAIILPNTNISNSVHLAEKICQQVEALQIPHLNSEVSDYVTISIGVASLIPMEHLTPQALLHSADQALYQAKQNGRNCIIIASP; encoded by the coding sequence ATGAATACGCTTTTAAAAAAAATCTTGACACCAAAACAAATTGAATATTTGACAATTAATTCTGAGTTTGTCATTGTAGAGATTTCTTGGGGAGTGGCTAGATTTTCAGATTCGCCAGAGCAAGTGCAATCAGGATCAGATGTGTTTATCGCTTTTCCTGAGTTAATTGGATTAGAAGAAACTTTTAGGAAAATTCTATATAACCAAGTGAATCAATTTGAATTGAAAGGAATTTCCAGAACAATCAGCCGTGAAAATAGTATTTATTTTGATATTTATGTTTTAAGAAATCCTGAAAATTTTCCTCATAATCAAGAATTATTGATTTTATTGGAGGATACTACAGAATTGCTGGTAAAGGAACAAAAAATCACTCAAGTTGCTAAAGAATATGGATTAGCTTTAAGTTCTTTAGAAAAAACAAAAATTTATTTAGATAAAATTATTAATTCCATGACAGATATTTTAATTGTCACGGATAATAGAGGCGTGATCAAAATTACCAATCAATCTACAACGGTTTCATTAAGCTATTCAAAGGAAGAATTACTGCAACAATCTATTTTAATTATTTTTGAAGATGATAAATTTAAAAATGGGAGGCAAATTTCTGAATTTTTATCTTCTTCTGATCTAGTTATACCGATAGAAATTATCTGTAAGACTAAAACCGGAACCTATTTTCCCGTCTCTTTTTCCTGTGCAGCCCTAAATTTTGATCCGAATGATACCCAGGAATTTGTTTGGATTGGTCGGGATATGAGTGAACAGAAACGGGTAGAATTTAAGTTTCGTCAACAAGCCGAACGCGATCGCGTTTTAAAAACAATCACACAACGGATTCACCAGTCTTTAAGTTTACAAGAAACCCTGCAAACCATTGTAATTGAAGTTCGTAATTTTTTGAAAGCAGATCGGGTTTTAATTTATCGATTTTACTCCTCAGAAGCAGGGCAAGTGATTGCAGAATCTGTTAGCCAGGCTTGCATTTCCACACTAGATAAACGCATTTTAACTCAGGATTTTAACGCGCTCTTATTATCTCATTTTCAATCAGGAAAAATTGATGCGATCGATAATCTTTATTTAATGCCAATTGACCTCGACTATCTCCGTCCTTTGCTGCAATTAAAAGTTAAAGCGAGTTTAGTTGTACCGATTCTGATTTATAATTCTTCCCAACAGTTCGATCCGACCAATCAACTTTGGGGATTATTAATGGCCCATCAATGTCAGCAACCTCGACATTGGGAAGTCTGGGAAGTGAACTTATTAGAAGAATTAGCTGTACAGATTGCTATTGCTCTGCAACAGGCTGAACTTTATGAGCAGTTGCAAATTGTCAATCAAGAATTAGAGCAGTTAGCGATTCTGGATGGGTTAACAGGTCTGTCAAACCGTCGTCATTTTGATCGGGTACTTTATCAAGAATGGAATCGTTCCAGACGGGAAGAAACAGCAATCTCACTATTTTTACTAGATATTGATTATTTTAAACAATACAATGATACCTATGGGCATTTAGCGGGGGATTTTTGCTTACAGCAAGTAGCTCAAGTTTTACGGAATGTCATTCAACGGAATACTGATTTAGTCGCTCGTTATGGAGGAGAAGAATTTGCCATAATTTTACCCAATACCAATATCAGTAACAGTGTTCACCTGGCGGAAAAAATTTGTCAACAAGTTGAAGCTTTGCAGATTCCCCATCTCAATTCAGAGGTGAGTGATTATGTAACCATTAGCATTGGAGTAGCGAGTCTGATTCCCATGGAACATCTCACTCCTCAAGCCCTGCTTCATAGTGCAGATCAAGCTCTGTACCAAGCGAAACAAAACGGGCGAAATTGCATTATTATTGCATCTCCTTAA
- the mltG gene encoding endolytic transglycosylase MltG codes for MKRFSKGFFYLLILPIIWGFFGWQGWMWWSWASAAPQGEQQVNGSVESGNSVKILIPPGTSSQQIGEDLKAAGLIRSDLAWRLWARWLIFQDPQGDFKAGTYSLAPSQSLSEVASKIWKGEVMTLSFTIPEGWSIQQMAEYFEQQGFFSAEEFIAASRQIPVQDYAWLPQNLPLLEGFLFPDTYQVEATEVTPQAVIRQMLNRFQEQALPIYQQAQSQQNLSINQWVTLASIVEKEAVVPEERHRISGVFHNRLQKGIQLAADPTVEYGLGIRQTVDQPLTFKQVETPSPYNTYINVGLPPTAIASPGLASLKATLTPEKTDYLYFMARYDGTHIFSRTEAEHQAAIAEVERNLSTQ; via the coding sequence ATGAAACGGTTTTCTAAGGGATTTTTTTATCTTCTCATCCTCCCAATCATCTGGGGGTTCTTTGGATGGCAAGGTTGGATGTGGTGGAGTTGGGCGAGTGCGGCTCCCCAGGGTGAACAACAGGTTAACGGCTCCGTTGAGAGTGGAAATAGCGTCAAAATCCTGATTCCTCCTGGAACCTCCAGTCAGCAAATTGGGGAAGATTTGAAGGCGGCGGGATTAATTCGTTCCGATTTGGCTTGGAGATTGTGGGCGCGGTGGTTAATCTTTCAAGATCCTCAAGGGGATTTTAAAGCCGGAACCTATTCCCTGGCCCCCAGTCAATCCTTGAGCGAAGTGGCTTCTAAAATCTGGAAGGGGGAGGTGATGACTCTTAGTTTCACTATTCCCGAAGGATGGTCAATTCAACAGATGGCTGAATATTTTGAACAACAAGGATTTTTCTCGGCTGAGGAATTTATCGCCGCCAGTCGTCAAATTCCCGTTCAGGATTATGCTTGGCTCCCTCAAAATTTGCCTTTACTTGAAGGCTTTTTATTTCCCGATACCTATCAAGTGGAAGCTACCGAAGTCACACCCCAAGCTGTTATTCGCCAAATGTTGAATCGCTTTCAGGAACAAGCGTTACCGATCTATCAACAAGCTCAATCGCAACAGAATTTGAGTATCAATCAATGGGTGACATTAGCGAGTATTGTGGAAAAAGAAGCCGTTGTTCCTGAAGAACGCCATCGCATTTCTGGAGTATTTCATAACCGTTTACAAAAGGGGATTCAACTGGCGGCTGATCCGACGGTAGAATATGGTTTGGGAATTCGGCAAACCGTTGATCAACCCCTAACCTTTAAACAAGTGGAAACTCCGTCTCCTTACAATACTTATATTAATGTGGGTTTACCACCAACTGCCATCGCTAGTCCGGGTTTAGCTAGTTTAAAAGCAACTTTAACCCCGGAAAAAACAGATTATCTGTATTTTATGGCGCGATATGATGGTACTCATATTTTCAGTCGCACAGAAGCGGAACATCAAGCAGCGATCGCAGAAGTTGAACGCAATCTTTCGACTCAATAG
- the proB gene encoding glutamate 5-kinase, with amino-acid sequence MSQTLVVKIGTSSLTQSATGHLALSTLATLVETLTHLRYQGYRVVLVSSGAVGVGRDRLGLTERPRTIALKQAVAAVGQGRLMRVYDDLFSSLKQPIAQVLLTRGDLVQRNGYVNAYNTFQQLLKLGVIPIVNENDTVAVDELKFGDNDTLSALVASLVEADWLFLLTDVDQLYSADPRENPNAQPISLITNMEQLEEFQVQTGESRSGWGTGGMITKIEAARIATGSGVRTVITEGKYPQNLEKILQGEAIGTQFEPQIRPVNARKHWIAHVLIPMGKLYLDAGAVKAIYQGGKSLLAAGITKVEGGFNIQDSVQICDLNGQEIARGLVNYSSGELQRIKGLHSDKIPEILGYEGVETVVHRDNLVIREQGTGNREQRIEGERK; translated from the coding sequence ATGTCTCAAACGCTAGTTGTCAAAATTGGTACATCAAGTTTAACCCAGTCGGCGACTGGACATTTAGCGTTATCCACCTTAGCGACCTTAGTAGAAACCTTAACCCATTTGCGATATCAGGGTTATCGAGTGGTTTTAGTGTCTTCCGGTGCGGTGGGAGTGGGACGCGATCGCTTAGGATTAACTGAACGTCCCCGCACCATAGCTTTAAAACAAGCGGTGGCGGCTGTGGGTCAAGGTCGTTTGATGCGGGTTTATGATGATTTATTTAGTTCTTTAAAACAACCCATTGCTCAAGTTTTATTAACCAGGGGAGACTTAGTACAACGCAATGGTTATGTTAATGCTTATAATACCTTTCAACAACTCTTAAAATTAGGGGTAATTCCGATTGTTAATGAAAATGATACTGTTGCTGTAGATGAACTTAAATTTGGCGATAATGATACCCTTTCGGCATTAGTTGCCAGTTTAGTCGAGGCAGATTGGTTATTTTTATTAACAGATGTTGATCAATTATATTCGGCTGATCCCCGTGAAAATCCTAACGCCCAGCCGATTAGTTTAATTACTAATATGGAACAACTGGAAGAATTTCAAGTACAAACGGGAGAGTCTCGGAGTGGGTGGGGAACCGGAGGGATGATTACTAAAATTGAAGCGGCGCGAATTGCCACCGGATCAGGAGTGAGAACAGTAATTACAGAGGGAAAATACCCCCAAAATTTAGAAAAAATTCTCCAAGGGGAAGCCATTGGAACCCAATTTGAACCCCAAATTAGACCCGTTAATGCGCGCAAACATTGGATTGCTCATGTATTAATTCCGATGGGAAAACTGTATTTAGATGCGGGGGCTGTAAAAGCAATTTATCAAGGCGGAAAATCCCTATTAGCGGCAGGAATTACTAAAGTTGAAGGCGGATTTAATATTCAAGATTCGGTACAAATTTGTGATTTAAACGGGCAGGAAATTGCGAGGGGATTAGTTAATTATAGCAGTGGAGAATTGCAAAGAATTAAGGGTTTACATTCCGATAAAATTCCTGAAATATTAGGGTATGAAGGAGTAGAAACCGTTGTTCATCGAGATAACTTAGTGATCAGGGAACAGGGAACAGGGAACAGGGAACAGAGAATAGAGGGGGAAAGAAAATAG